One stretch of Pararhizobium qamdonense DNA includes these proteins:
- a CDS encoding LysR family transcriptional regulator — protein MAFTLRQLQYFIAVAEQGSVTRAAQNLSISQSSITEAVKELETDLGVELFERHPRGLHITHNGHQFLRHATKILAGVSDARRSFSQEREERTGGKLNLGVTSLVAGYVLSDLLARYRRACPGVEVSAIEDNGSYLEHLLVGGELDVAVMVISNLRDRMALQAEIIETSPYRLWLPLGHPLVSADIISVADIAKEPLIMLTVDEIEENTGKLLTALGARPHVAFRTRSVEAVRSLVATGAGIALLPDLVYRPWSLEGDRIESRDVSGALPVVQVGMVWRKGSGLPQSAKDFIGVAEALRSGRSR, from the coding sequence ATGGCCTTCACCCTCCGTCAGCTCCAGTATTTCATCGCCGTCGCCGAGCAGGGGTCCGTCACCCGGGCGGCGCAGAACCTGTCGATTTCGCAATCGTCGATCACCGAAGCGGTCAAGGAGCTGGAAACCGATCTGGGCGTGGAACTGTTCGAGCGCCATCCGCGCGGGCTGCACATCACCCATAACGGCCATCAGTTCCTGCGCCACGCAACCAAAATCCTCGCCGGTGTCTCCGATGCCCGCCGCTCGTTTTCGCAGGAGCGGGAGGAGCGCACCGGCGGCAAGCTCAATCTCGGCGTTACCTCGCTGGTTGCGGGTTATGTTCTCTCCGATCTCCTCGCCCGCTACCGCCGCGCCTGCCCCGGCGTCGAGGTCAGCGCCATCGAGGACAACGGCTCCTATCTCGAACATCTTCTGGTCGGCGGCGAACTGGATGTCGCCGTCATGGTCATTTCCAATCTGCGCGACCGCATGGCGCTGCAGGCGGAGATCATCGAGACCTCGCCCTACCGGCTCTGGCTGCCGCTCGGCCACCCACTGGTGTCGGCCGATATCATCTCTGTGGCCGATATCGCCAAGGAACCGCTGATCATGCTGACAGTGGATGAAATCGAGGAAAATACCGGCAAGCTTCTGACGGCACTGGGCGCCCGTCCGCATGTCGCCTTCCGCACACGGTCGGTGGAAGCGGTGCGCAGCCTGGTCGCCACCGGTGCCGGCATCGCGCTTTTGCCCGATCTGGTCTACCGGCCCTGGTCGCTGGAAGGCGACCGCATTGAAAGCCGCGACGTCTCCGGCGCCCTGCCCGTCGTCCAGGTCGGCATGGTCTGGCGCAAGGGTTCCGGCCTGCCGCAATCGGCCAAGGATTTCATCGGGGTCGCAGAGGCCCTTCGCAGCGGCCGTTCGCGGTGA
- a CDS encoding ABC transporter substrate-binding protein → MKQILKSCTALTLVLAFATHAFAQEPLKELGKGEGELSIVAWAGYIERGETDKAYDWVTGFEKQTGCKVSVKTAATSDEMVALMNEGGFDLVTASGDASLRLVAGKRVQPINTDLIPSFKTVDERMQSSPWYTVNGVHYGVPYVWGPNVLMYNTEAFKGEAPKSWDVVFKEMTLPDGKSNKGRVQAYDGPIHVADAANYLMFHNKELAIKDPYELNEDQYKAALDVLRTQRTLASRYWHDAMIQIDDFKNEGVVASGSWPFQVNLLQSEKLPIASTIPEEGVTGWADTTMLHAESAHPNCAYMWMEHSLSPKVQGDVSAWFGANPSVAAACKGNELLTDGGCKANGYDDFAKVKFWKTPTSKCASESECVPYHRWVSDYIGVIGGR, encoded by the coding sequence ATGAAGCAGATTCTGAAATCCTGCACCGCGCTCACCCTTGTCCTCGCTTTCGCCACCCACGCTTTCGCGCAGGAACCTCTGAAGGAACTCGGCAAGGGCGAAGGCGAACTGTCGATCGTCGCCTGGGCCGGCTATATCGAGCGCGGCGAGACCGACAAGGCCTATGACTGGGTCACCGGCTTTGAAAAACAGACCGGTTGCAAGGTCAGCGTCAAGACGGCGGCGACATCCGATGAAATGGTCGCGCTGATGAACGAAGGCGGTTTCGACCTCGTCACCGCATCCGGCGACGCCTCGCTGCGGCTGGTGGCCGGCAAGCGCGTCCAGCCGATCAACACCGACCTGATCCCGAGCTTCAAGACGGTCGATGAGCGCATGCAGTCGTCGCCCTGGTACACCGTCAACGGCGTGCATTACGGCGTGCCCTATGTCTGGGGCCCGAACGTGCTGATGTACAATACCGAAGCCTTCAAGGGCGAGGCGCCGAAGAGCTGGGACGTCGTGTTCAAGGAAATGACCCTGCCGGACGGCAAGTCCAACAAGGGCCGCGTCCAGGCCTATGACGGGCCGATCCATGTGGCCGACGCTGCCAACTACCTGATGTTCCACAACAAGGAACTCGCCATCAAGGACCCCTACGAGCTCAACGAAGATCAGTACAAAGCAGCGCTCGACGTGCTGCGCACCCAGCGCACGCTTGCCAGCCGCTATTGGCACGATGCGATGATCCAGATTGACGATTTCAAGAACGAAGGCGTCGTTGCGTCGGGCTCCTGGCCGTTCCAGGTCAACCTGCTGCAATCGGAAAAGCTGCCGATCGCCTCGACCATCCCCGAGGAAGGCGTCACCGGCTGGGCCGATACGACCATGCTGCATGCCGAAAGCGCCCATCCGAACTGCGCCTATATGTGGATGGAACATTCGCTGTCGCCGAAGGTGCAAGGCGATGTCTCCGCCTGGTTCGGCGCCAACCCGTCTGTCGCTGCCGCCTGCAAGGGCAACGAGCTTTTGACCGATGGCGGCTGCAAGGCCAACGGCTATGACGATTTCGCCAAGGTGAAGTTCTGGAAGACCCCAACCTCGAAATGCGCCAGTGAGAGCGAGTGCGTCCCCTATCACCGCTGGGTCTCCGACTATATCGGCGTCATCGGCGGACGTTGA